Proteins co-encoded in one Alphaproteobacteria bacterium PA2 genomic window:
- a CDS encoding S-(hydroxymethyl)glutathione dehydrogenase/class III alcohol dehydrogenase, protein MKTRAAVAFEARKPLEIVEVDLEGPRAGEVLVEIKATGICHTDAYTLDGLDSEGIFPSILGHEGAGVVLEVGAGVTSVKPGDHVIPLYTPECRQCKSCLSRKTNLCTSIRATQGKGVMPDGTSRFSYKGQQIAHYMGCSTFANHTVLPEIALAKIRSDAPFDKACYIGCGVTTGVGAVVNTAGVEPGANVIVFGLGGIGLNVIQGARMVGAGMIIGVDINPDREAWGRKFGMTHFVNPKDISGDIVAHLVALTDGGADYTFDCTGNTTVMRQALEACHRGWGESIIIGVAEAGKEIATRPFQLVTGRVWKGTAFGGARGRTDVPKIVDWYMDGKIEIDPMITHTMPLEDINRAFDLMHAGESIRSVVIF, encoded by the coding sequence ATGAAGACCCGCGCCGCCGTCGCTTTCGAAGCCAGGAAGCCCCTTGAGATTGTCGAGGTGGACCTCGAAGGGCCCCGCGCCGGCGAAGTCCTGGTCGAGATCAAGGCCACAGGGATCTGTCATACCGACGCCTATACCCTCGACGGTCTGGACTCCGAAGGCATCTTCCCCTCCATCCTCGGTCACGAAGGCGCAGGCGTGGTGCTGGAGGTCGGCGCTGGCGTCACCTCGGTAAAGCCGGGCGACCACGTCATTCCGCTCTACACGCCCGAATGCCGCCAATGCAAAAGCTGCCTGTCGCGCAAGACCAACCTCTGCACATCGATCCGCGCCACCCAGGGCAAGGGCGTCATGCCGGACGGCACCAGCCGCTTCTCTTACAAGGGACAGCAGATCGCCCACTATATGGGCTGCTCCACCTTCGCCAATCACACGGTCCTGCCGGAAATCGCCCTGGCCAAGATCCGGTCCGACGCCCCCTTCGACAAGGCCTGCTATATCGGTTGCGGCGTCACCACAGGCGTTGGCGCCGTGGTCAATACGGCAGGGGTTGAGCCCGGCGCCAATGTGATCGTCTTTGGCCTCGGCGGCATTGGCCTCAATGTCATCCAGGGCGCCCGCATGGTGGGCGCCGGCATGATCATCGGTGTGGACATCAATCCTGACCGGGAAGCCTGGGGCCGCAAGTTCGGCATGACCCACTTCGTTAATCCCAAGGACATTTCAGGCGATATCGTCGCCCATCTGGTGGCCCTGACCGATGGTGGGGCGGACTACACCTTTGACTGCACGGGCAACACCACGGTCATGCGTCAGGCGCTGGAGGCCTGCCATCGGGGCTGGGGCGAGAGCATCATCATCGGCGTGGCGGAAGCAGGCAAGGAGATCGCAACCCGCCCCTTCCAGCTGGTCACCGGCCGGGTCTGGAAGGGCACGGCCTTCGGCGGAGCCCGGGGCCGCACCGACGTGCCAAAGATTGTCGACTGGTACATGGACGGCAAGATCGAGATCGACCCGATGATCACCCACACCATGCCCCTCGAAGACATCAACCGCGCCTTCGACCTGATGCATGCCGGCGAGAGCATTCGCAGTGTGGTGATTTTCTAG
- a CDS encoding glyoxalase encodes MSFAQNPPVTFVFTRDREKTRAFYKDILGLNLTEISAFADVFELNGATLRIVPIPDHVPSPHTVLGWEVADIHQTARMLLDKGVQMQRYDGFDQDDLGIWSAPDRTAKVAWFLDPEGNNLSISQH; translated from the coding sequence ATGTCCTTCGCCCAGAATCCTCCCGTCACTTTCGTCTTCACACGGGACAGGGAAAAAACCAGGGCCTTTTACAAGGACATCCTTGGGCTGAACCTCACCGAAATCAGCGCGTTTGCCGACGTGTTCGAGCTGAATGGCGCGACGCTCCGGATTGTGCCGATACCAGACCATGTTCCCAGCCCGCACACGGTTCTGGGCTGGGAGGTGGCCGATATCCATCAGACCGCCCGCATGCTGCTCGACAAGGGCGTTCAGATGCAAAGGTATGACGGGTTTGATCAGGATGACCTGGGTATCTGGTCGGCGCCGGATCGAACCGCCAAGGTCGCCTGGTTCCTGGATCCCGAAGGCAATAACCTCAGCATTTCACAACATTGA
- a CDS encoding DNA-binding transcriptional regulator: protein MRHEKATRLLELARRLAGSAEGLTLDEMAAAMGVGRRTAERMRDAVRDAFPQMEEVEDPPTRRWRIPAGLDGVFQAPTADEFAALRAAAEYFRSIGAQARAKALGNLEQKVLSAMRAGVRRKLAPDLEALLESQTLAIHAGPRPFEDEAVLSAVREAIMSLHRLRFKYDGGSTPGRERVVTPFGLMFGRANYLVGAEGESVEPRTWRLDRLRDIEVTDIPGARPAGFTLQAFQERSFGIYQDEVEDIRLRILPHGAEEAMGWRFHPSQVLTPQADGSVLAAFRAGGMRELAWHLFTWGDKVEILAPERLKTVMRQELQMALLAHRV, encoded by the coding sequence ATGCGTCATGAGAAAGCCACCCGCCTTCTGGAACTCGCCCGACGACTGGCAGGTTCCGCAGAGGGGCTCACCCTGGACGAGATGGCTGCTGCCATGGGGGTTGGCCGACGGACCGCCGAACGCATGCGCGACGCCGTCCGCGACGCCTTTCCCCAGATGGAGGAGGTGGAGGATCCGCCAACCCGGCGCTGGCGAATTCCCGCCGGCCTTGACGGCGTCTTCCAGGCGCCCACCGCCGATGAGTTCGCTGCCCTGCGCGCAGCGGCCGAATACTTTCGGAGCATAGGCGCACAGGCCCGGGCGAAGGCCCTGGGCAATCTGGAGCAGAAGGTCCTGTCAGCCATGCGGGCCGGCGTGCGGCGCAAGCTGGCGCCTGACCTTGAGGCCCTGCTGGAATCCCAGACCCTGGCCATTCACGCCGGTCCGCGCCCATTCGAGGATGAGGCGGTGCTCAGCGCTGTGCGGGAGGCGATCATGTCCCTGCACCGCCTTCGTTTCAAATATGACGGCGGCTCCACGCCCGGGCGGGAGCGGGTGGTGACGCCCTTCGGCCTGATGTTCGGCCGGGCCAATTATCTGGTGGGGGCCGAGGGCGAGTCCGTCGAGCCACGCACCTGGCGGCTGGATCGCCTGCGCGACATCGAGGTGACGGATATTCCCGGGGCGCGTCCGGCTGGCTTTACCCTCCAGGCCTTCCAGGAGCGGAGCTTCGGCATCTATCAGGACGAGGTGGAGGACATCCGCCTGCGCATCCTGCCCCACGGTGCTGAGGAAGCCATGGGCTGGCGCTTTCACCCGTCCCAGGTTCTCACCCCCCAGGCCGACGGGTCGGTGCTCGCCGCCTTCCGGGCCGGGGGCATGCGGGAGCTGGCCTGGCACCTCTTCACCTGGGGCGACAAGGTCGAGATCCTGGCGCCTGAACGGCTGAAGACCGTCATGCGTCAGGAACTGCAGATGGCCCTGCTGGCCCACAGGGTCTAG
- a CDS encoding acyl-CoA dehydrogenase — protein MSDLILPDLISLLDRAALAAEAFADDARRQVAEKVAPDGKVDRRALDAEQHVVHGLAWAAAYAQTLRQTAAWAGDLAQTGRLTENEALPAQLLAFEYLSQLAGGVPMNQGEVFRPGDLGLDGSQFLTLIDALRPGAGQGVKTRIVELLDGARGRMSLEATGLDETLQQIADQFTAFTAQKVTPFAQGWHLRDELIPIELLKELADLGVFGLTAPEDHGGSGLGKIAMCVVSEALSRGWIGAGSLGTRSEIAVELILAHGTDDQKARFLDRITSGEIIPTAVFTEPETGSDLGALRTRAEKAGDIWKVTGAKTWITHAARADVMTLLVRTDPASKDHRGLTMLLAEKPRGTVADPFPAPGMSGGEIGVIGYRGMKEYEIAFDGFEVADANVLGGVQGQGFSQLMATFESARIQTAARAIGVGQAALDTALDYALQRRQFGQPIANFPRVANKLAMMAAELLGTRRLAWFAARAKDEGRRCDLEAGMAKLTAARIAWACADNGVQIHGGTGFAVEQPASRLLADARILNIFEGAGEIQAQVIARRLLEGAN, from the coding sequence ATGAGCGACCTGATCCTTCCTGACCTGATCTCCCTTCTGGACCGCGCGGCCCTGGCTGCGGAGGCCTTTGCTGACGACGCCCGACGACAGGTGGCGGAGAAGGTCGCGCCGGACGGGAAAGTGGACAGGCGGGCCCTGGACGCCGAGCAGCACGTCGTTCACGGCCTTGCCTGGGCGGCGGCCTATGCACAGACCCTGCGGCAGACGGCGGCCTGGGCGGGGGATCTGGCGCAGACCGGACGCCTGACCGAGAATGAGGCCCTGCCCGCCCAGCTCCTGGCCTTTGAATACCTGAGCCAGCTGGCGGGCGGCGTCCCCATGAACCAGGGCGAGGTCTTCCGGCCGGGCGATCTGGGCCTTGATGGATCGCAGTTCCTGACCCTGATCGACGCTCTTCGTCCCGGGGCTGGCCAGGGGGTGAAGACCCGCATTGTGGAACTGCTGGACGGCGCCCGGGGCCGGATGTCCCTTGAGGCCACCGGTCTGGATGAAACCCTTCAGCAGATCGCCGACCAGTTCACCGCCTTCACCGCCCAGAAGGTCACCCCCTTCGCCCAGGGCTGGCACCTGCGTGATGAGCTGATCCCCATCGAACTCCTGAAGGAACTGGCTGACCTTGGCGTGTTCGGTCTGACCGCGCCCGAGGATCATGGCGGATCAGGCCTTGGCAAGATCGCCATGTGCGTGGTGTCGGAGGCCCTGTCCCGGGGCTGGATCGGCGCCGGGTCCCTGGGCACCCGGTCGGAGATTGCTGTGGAGCTGATCCTGGCTCACGGTACGGATGACCAGAAGGCCCGGTTCCTGGACAGGATCACCAGCGGCGAAATCATTCCGACAGCGGTCTTCACCGAGCCGGAGACCGGATCAGACCTCGGCGCCCTGCGCACCCGGGCCGAGAAGGCGGGCGATATCTGGAAGGTGACAGGCGCCAAGACCTGGATCACCCATGCGGCCCGGGCGGATGTCATGACCCTTCTGGTCCGCACCGATCCGGCCTCGAAGGACCATCGCGGCCTGACCATGCTGCTGGCGGAAAAGCCCCGGGGAACTGTCGCTGATCCCTTCCCCGCGCCCGGCATGTCCGGCGGAGAGATCGGGGTCATCGGCTATCGCGGCATGAAGGAATACGAGATCGCCTTCGACGGCTTCGAAGTCGCCGACGCCAATGTGCTGGGCGGCGTCCAGGGTCAGGGCTTTTCACAGCTGATGGCGACCTTCGAGAGCGCCCGGATCCAGACGGCGGCCCGGGCCATCGGGGTGGGCCAGGCGGCCCTGGACACGGCCCTGGACTATGCCCTGCAAAGGCGGCAATTCGGCCAGCCCATCGCAAACTTCCCGCGGGTGGCCAACAAGCTGGCCATGATGGCGGCCGAGCTCCTGGGCACCAGGCGACTGGCCTGGTTCGCCGCCCGGGCCAAGGACGAAGGGCGGCGCTGTGATCTTGAGGCCGGCATGGCCAAGCTGACCGCCGCCCGCATCGCCTGGGCCTGCGCCGACAATGGGGTCCAGATCCATGGGGGGACGGGCTTCGCTGTCGAACAGCCCGCCAGCCGCCTGCTGGCCGACGCCCGTATCCTGAACATCTTTGAAGGCGCCGGCGAGATCCAGGCCCAGGTGATCGCCCGACGCCTGCTGGAAGGCGCCAACTAG
- a CDS encoding glutathione S-transferase, with protein sequence MLVVHHLNDSRSQRILWLLEELNLPYEIKFYARDAATRLAPPELTAVHPLGKSPVVTEGDHTVIESGAIIDYIIRRHAEGRLAPDPKSFDYDVCQQWLHYAEGSAMLPLMLNMYVMRLGEAGAGLHPRIQSEIANHLGYVEKSLAGKDWLMGEFSAADVQMSFVGEVTGAFGLYETYPNIAAWVKRFQARPAYRTALTKGGPYNMGPKD encoded by the coding sequence ATGCTTGTCGTCCATCACCTCAATGACTCCCGTTCCCAGCGCATTCTGTGGCTGCTGGAAGAGCTGAACCTGCCCTACGAAATCAAGTTCTATGCCCGGGACGCCGCCACCCGCCTGGCCCCGCCGGAACTCACGGCAGTCCACCCCCTTGGAAAGTCCCCGGTGGTGACCGAGGGCGATCACACCGTCATCGAGTCCGGCGCCATCATCGACTACATCATCCGGCGCCACGCAGAAGGCCGTCTGGCGCCCGATCCCAAGAGCTTCGACTATGATGTCTGCCAGCAGTGGCTGCACTATGCCGAAGGCTCGGCCATGCTGCCCCTCATGCTGAACATGTATGTCATGCGTCTGGGCGAGGCCGGCGCCGGCCTGCATCCGCGCATCCAGAGCGAGATCGCCAATCACCTCGGCTATGTGGAAAAGTCCCTGGCCGGGAAGGACTGGCTGATGGGCGAATTCTCAGCCGCCGACGTCCAGATGAGCTTTGTGGGCGAAGTCACCGGGGCCTTCGGACTCTATGAGACCTATCCGAACATCGCCGCCTGGGTGAAGCGCTTCCAGGCTCGCCCCGCCTACCGCACAGCCCTGACCAAGGGCGGCCCCTACAACATGGGTCCCAAGGACTAA
- a CDS encoding MATE family efflux transporter encodes MVEATPPSTNPLLTAPVAGTLAKLAAPNLLGMMATTAVSIAETAYIGRLGPENLAASALVLPLIMLMGMMSAGAMGGGVSSAVSRALGAEDNARAASLARHGLVIGLVMGLFFTVLLSGFGKNLFALLGGKGETLHLATVYAAVVFAAAASVWLSNIFASVLRGSGNMSGPAAIMLGGAALQVVIGGGLCFGWGPAPALGIVGVGLGQVSISILSCLLMFLMLTSPKARVRLKVFGPLSADQFMDILKVGGPALLSPIQTVGTVLIITAIAARFGVQTLAGYGIGSRLEFLLVPVAFSVGVAALPMVGLAIGARDVARARKVAWTAGVMAAIGLGSLGLLLSLSPGLWVNIFSKDEGVRAAASLYLHFVGPTFAFFGMSLALYFASQGAGRIMGPLLAGTLRMAVVGFGGWALVSQQAPPWALFALVAAAMAIMGLATAGFVAMTPWGPRPTKGQAEA; translated from the coding sequence ATGGTTGAAGCGACTCCCCCAAGCACCAATCCCCTGCTGACCGCGCCCGTGGCCGGAACCCTGGCGAAACTGGCCGCGCCGAACCTGCTGGGCATGATGGCCACGACCGCTGTCTCGATCGCGGAAACCGCCTATATCGGGCGACTGGGGCCGGAGAATCTGGCCGCTTCGGCTCTGGTCCTGCCCCTGATCATGCTGATGGGGATGATGAGCGCCGGCGCCATGGGCGGAGGCGTTTCATCGGCGGTCAGCCGCGCCCTTGGCGCAGAGGACAATGCCAGGGCTGCGAGCCTGGCGCGGCACGGCCTGGTGATCGGCCTGGTCATGGGTTTGTTCTTTACTGTCCTGCTGTCCGGCTTCGGCAAGAACCTTTTCGCCTTGCTGGGAGGCAAGGGCGAGACCCTGCACCTTGCGACGGTTTATGCGGCGGTTGTCTTCGCGGCCGCAGCCTCGGTATGGCTGAGCAACATCTTTGCCTCCGTGCTCCGGGGGTCGGGAAACATGTCCGGTCCCGCCGCCATCATGCTGGGGGGCGCAGCGCTGCAGGTGGTGATTGGCGGCGGCCTTTGCTTTGGATGGGGCCCCGCGCCTGCCCTGGGCATAGTCGGCGTCGGCCTTGGGCAGGTTTCGATTTCGATCCTGAGCTGCCTGCTGATGTTCCTCATGCTGACCTCGCCAAAGGCGCGCGTGCGCCTCAAGGTTTTTGGGCCGCTCAGCGCCGACCAGTTCATGGACATTCTGAAGGTCGGCGGGCCGGCCCTGCTTTCGCCCATCCAGACCGTCGGAACGGTTCTGATCATCACCGCCATTGCGGCGCGGTTCGGCGTCCAGACCCTGGCGGGTTACGGCATCGGCTCGCGCCTGGAATTCCTGTTGGTGCCGGTCGCCTTCTCGGTGGGCGTCGCGGCCCTGCCCATGGTCGGCCTCGCCATAGGCGCCCGTGACGTCGCCCGCGCCCGGAAGGTCGCATGGACTGCCGGCGTCATGGCGGCCATTGGGCTAGGGTCCCTGGGTCTGTTGCTGAGCCTCTCCCCCGGCCTTTGGGTCAATATCTTCTCGAAGGATGAGGGCGTCAGGGCTGCAGCTTCACTCTACCTGCACTTCGTCGGGCCGACCTTCGCCTTTTTCGGCATGAGCCTGGCGCTCTATTTCGCATCCCAGGGCGCTGGACGGATCATGGGCCCCTTGCTGGCCGGCACCCTCCGCATGGCCGTTGTCGGATTTGGCGGCTGGGCGCTCGTGTCCCAACAGGCGCCGCCATGGGCCCTGTTCGCCCTTGTGGCTGCAGCCATGGCGATCATGGGCCTGGCCACAGCGGGATTTGTCGCCATGACCCCGTGGGGCCCCCGCCCGACCAAGGGTCAGGCGGAGGCTTAG
- a CDS encoding carboxypeptidase — MRKPDLGAPPSGRFPVGLGWCKIRRRPMRILPALTVACILALPAQAAPRNDRLWAAAQEATPAAVETLKALVNIETPTREPAGMAQLGDLLAARLEGLGAQVEKIPAAAPAHGSVIVGRFTGTGKARILLIAHMDTIYPSGSLAKRPFRIEGDRAYGPGIADDKSGVAVILHSLSVLKAQGFRRYGQITVMFNTDEEQTSVFSGRIVTDLARKADVVMSFEPSTVGVEIIPRAAAGNGETRVIVTGRAAHAGAEPERGRNALVEAGDIVLKTRDLDDPARGFRFNWTQSTSGTIRNQIPDQAMISADTRHMSKAVLDEKLAQLAERLKTPLVTGTTAKVDYRPGRPGYFADAASNALIDKSVAVYREVGGALTPVPAMTASSDAGFAQLSGKPVIEGFGLPGFGYHSSEEEYVDLTRIAPRIYLAARMVMELSGQ, encoded by the coding sequence ATGCGAAAGCCTGACCTAGGGGCGCCGCCTTCCGGTCGGTTCCCGGTGGGGCTAGGATGGTGCAAAATCCGGAGACGTCCGATGAGGATACTGCCTGCCCTGACCGTCGCCTGTATTCTGGCGCTCCCCGCCCAGGCCGCGCCGCGTAATGACCGACTCTGGGCCGCGGCCCAGGAGGCGACGCCGGCTGCGGTCGAAACCCTGAAGGCCCTGGTCAATATCGAGACCCCCACCCGGGAGCCGGCGGGCATGGCGCAACTGGGAGATCTCCTGGCCGCTCGCCTTGAAGGTCTTGGCGCGCAGGTGGAAAAGATACCTGCAGCGGCTCCGGCCCATGGATCCGTGATCGTCGGTCGGTTCACGGGGACCGGCAAGGCCAGGATCCTGCTCATCGCCCACATGGACACCATCTATCCCTCCGGTTCCCTGGCCAAGCGGCCCTTCCGCATTGAGGGCGACCGCGCCTATGGACCCGGCATCGCCGACGACAAGAGCGGGGTGGCGGTGATCCTGCACAGCCTGTCGGTCCTCAAGGCCCAGGGTTTCCGGCGCTACGGCCAGATCACCGTCATGTTCAACACGGACGAGGAACAGACCTCGGTCTTCTCGGGCAGGATTGTCACGGATCTGGCCCGCAAGGCCGACGTGGTCATGTCCTTTGAACCCAGCACGGTCGGCGTTGAGATCATACCCAGAGCCGCCGCCGGTAATGGCGAGACCCGGGTTATCGTCACTGGCCGCGCCGCCCATGCAGGCGCTGAGCCAGAGCGGGGCCGCAACGCCCTTGTTGAGGCTGGCGATATCGTTCTGAAGACCCGCGATCTGGACGACCCGGCCAGGGGTTTCCGCTTCAACTGGACCCAGTCCACCAGCGGAACCATCCGCAACCAGATCCCTGACCAGGCGATGATCTCGGCCGACACCCGTCACATGTCCAAGGCCGTGCTGGATGAAAAACTGGCCCAGCTGGCCGAGCGCCTGAAGACGCCCCTGGTCACCGGCACGACAGCGAAGGTCGACTACCGCCCCGGCCGCCCGGGCTATTTCGCCGACGCAGCTTCCAACGCCCTGATCGACAAGTCCGTTGCAGTTTACAGGGAGGTGGGCGGCGCCCTGACACCCGTTCCCGCCATGACCGCCAGTTCCGACGCGGGATTCGCCCAGCTTTCCGGCAAGCCGGTGATCGAGGGCTTTGGCCTGCCGGGTTTTGGCTATCACTCGTCCGAGGAGGAGTATGTCGACCTGACCCGCATCGCCCCACGGATCTATCTGGCGGCGCGGATGGTTATGGAATTGAGCGGACAATGA
- a CDS encoding cupin: MPSDIAVSLASALAALPADKPFAELFRRDGEISVELYAPQGVDRQTPHSRDELYIVAEGTGTFRRADETVTFGPGDLLYVPAHMVHRFETFSPDFKVWVIFYGPER, encoded by the coding sequence GTGCCCAGCGACATTGCCGTCAGTCTGGCCTCGGCCCTGGCCGCCCTGCCAGCCGACAAGCCCTTCGCGGAACTCTTCCGGCGCGACGGCGAAATTTCCGTTGAGCTCTATGCGCCACAGGGCGTGGACCGTCAGACCCCACACTCAAGGGACGAGCTCTACATCGTCGCTGAGGGGACCGGGACCTTCCGTCGCGCTGATGAAACCGTGACCTTCGGCCCCGGCGACCTGCTTTACGTCCCGGCCCATATGGTCCACCGGTTCGAGACCTTCAGCCCGGACTTCAAGGTCTGGGTGATCTTCTACGGGCCGGAACGGTAA
- a CDS encoding aldehyde dehydrogenase, whose protein sequence is MTRPTPVASRRQFLIAASAVGATFGFAAAGEAAIVLGSYSGAPAFEPTIWYSIDRSGLVTVNVIRAEMGQHVGTAIARIVADELEADWDKVRIVHVDSDPKWGLMVTGGSWSVWQSYALMSQAGAAGRVALIAAGAKLLGVDPKACMARKGAVISGKRSVSYGDIIAKGGLKTTFTEAELKALPIKSVSERRMIGRDVQARDIPQKTDGSGKYGLDATAPGMVYARPKIPPTRNESKVVSVDETAAKAVPGYQGHLVLDDPSNTVPGWVVVLGDSFFAANRAARALKVEWTSGPTAKVSDADLRARADELIADPKAGSTVLNDPGVDAAFAAAKSTLSATYTTDAALHFQMEPLNALAFERNGVFEIHTGNQWQSLILPTLAKALGRTEDKIVLKTYLLGGGFGRRLNGDYAVPAALASKALGKPVKLVFTREDDTAFDSFRSPSVQLVKMAFGEGGQVSAMDHSAAAGWPTEVMAPFFMPKGTNDVPYDPFAISGANHWYSVGAHRVRAISNDLANRAFRPGWLRSVGPGWTNWAVESAMDEAAHKLGVSPLAFRLKLLDAAGRNSGSADGSSAVGGARRQAAVLARAAKLAGYGGKLPADTGIGLATTFGQERDMPTWTACAARVHVDRKTGAVKVEKLTVVTDAGIIVHPDGALAQVEGASLWGLSLALHEGATFKDGQIQETNLGRYTPLRMKDVPDLEIEFVKSDQPPVGLGEPATTVVGPAIGNAIFAAVGARVRHLPIRPQAVLEALKA, encoded by the coding sequence ATGACCCGCCCCACCCCTGTCGCCAGCCGCCGCCAGTTCCTGATCGCCGCCAGCGCGGTGGGCGCCACCTTCGGCTTCGCCGCCGCAGGTGAAGCCGCCATCGTCCTGGGGTCCTACAGCGGAGCCCCGGCCTTTGAGCCGACAATCTGGTACTCCATCGACCGCTCAGGCCTAGTCACCGTCAATGTCATCCGCGCCGAAATGGGCCAGCATGTGGGCACCGCCATCGCCCGGATCGTCGCCGACGAGCTGGAAGCCGACTGGGACAAGGTGCGCATTGTCCACGTGGATTCCGATCCCAAGTGGGGCCTGATGGTCACCGGCGGATCCTGGTCTGTCTGGCAGAGCTATGCCCTGATGAGTCAGGCCGGAGCCGCAGGCCGCGTCGCCCTGATTGCAGCCGGCGCCAAACTGCTTGGGGTCGACCCCAAGGCCTGCATGGCCCGCAAGGGCGCCGTGATCAGCGGCAAGCGCTCGGTCAGCTACGGCGACATCATTGCGAAAGGCGGCCTGAAGACCACCTTCACCGAGGCCGAACTCAAGGCCCTGCCCATCAAGTCGGTATCCGAACGCCGGATGATCGGCCGTGATGTCCAGGCCAGGGACATTCCGCAGAAGACTGACGGGTCCGGGAAGTACGGCCTCGACGCCACCGCGCCGGGCATGGTCTATGCTCGGCCGAAAATCCCGCCGACCCGCAATGAATCCAAAGTGGTTTCGGTGGACGAAACAGCCGCCAAGGCGGTGCCCGGCTATCAGGGCCACCTGGTTCTGGATGATCCTTCCAACACCGTTCCCGGCTGGGTGGTCGTGCTGGGCGACAGCTTCTTCGCCGCCAACCGGGCCGCGCGGGCCCTCAAGGTGGAATGGACCTCAGGCCCCACCGCCAAGGTCTCCGACGCCGACCTGCGCGCCCGGGCCGATGAACTGATCGCCGATCCCAAGGCTGGCTCGACCGTCCTCAATGATCCCGGCGTCGACGCCGCCTTCGCCGCGGCCAAATCGACCCTGTCGGCGACATACACGACTGACGCGGCTCTTCACTTCCAGATGGAGCCGCTCAACGCCCTGGCCTTCGAGCGCAATGGCGTCTTCGAAATCCACACGGGCAATCAGTGGCAGTCCCTGATCCTGCCCACCCTGGCCAAGGCCCTGGGGCGAACTGAAGACAAGATCGTACTCAAGACTTATCTGCTGGGCGGCGGATTTGGCCGGCGACTGAACGGCGACTATGCCGTGCCGGCGGCCCTGGCCTCCAAGGCCCTGGGCAAGCCGGTCAAGCTGGTCTTCACCCGCGAGGATGACACGGCCTTTGACAGCTTCCGCTCGCCCTCGGTTCAGCTGGTGAAGATGGCCTTCGGCGAAGGCGGCCAGGTGTCGGCCATGGACCACTCAGCGGCGGCTGGCTGGCCCACAGAGGTCATGGCGCCCTTCTTCATGCCCAAGGGAACCAATGATGTTCCCTATGACCCCTTCGCCATCAGCGGCGCCAACCACTGGTACAGCGTCGGCGCCCATCGGGTTCGCGCCATTTCCAATGACCTGGCCAACCGCGCCTTCAGGCCGGGCTGGCTCCGTTCGGTCGGTCCCGGATGGACCAACTGGGCGGTGGAAAGCGCAATGGACGAGGCCGCCCATAAGCTGGGCGTATCCCCCCTCGCCTTCCGCCTGAAGCTGCTGGACGCAGCAGGCCGCAACAGCGGGTCAGCGGACGGCAGCAGCGCGGTCGGCGGCGCCAGGCGTCAGGCCGCCGTCCTCGCCCGGGCGGCCAAGCTCGCGGGCTATGGCGGCAAGCTGCCCGCCGATACCGGCATTGGCCTTGCCACAACCTTCGGTCAGGAGCGGGACATGCCCACCTGGACGGCCTGCGCCGCCCGGGTCCATGTGGATCGCAAGACCGGCGCGGTGAAGGTCGAGAAGCTGACCGTCGTGACGGACGCTGGCATCATCGTCCATCCCGATGGCGCCCTGGCCCAGGTCGAGGGCGCGAGCCTCTGGGGCCTGAGCCTGGCCCTGCACGAAGGCGCCACCTTCAAGGACGGCCAGATCCAGGAAACCAATCTGGGGCGCTATACCCCCCTGCGGATGAAGGACGTTCCGGACCTGGAGATCGAATTCGTTAAGAGCGACCAGCCGCCGGTTGGCCTGGGCGAACCTGCGACGACCGTGGTCGGCCCGGCGATCGGCAACGCCATCTTTGCCGCCGTCGGCGCCCGGGTACGGCACCTGCCCATCCGGCCACAGGCCGTGCTGGAGGCGTTGAAGGCCTGA
- a CDS encoding (2Fe-2S)-binding protein, with amino-acid sequence MAKFQLNGREVQTKGPEDTPLLWALRDDLDLKGTKFGCGIGQCGACTVHVNGQAVKSCLTPVSVADGGTVTTIEGLDPKGAHPLQTAWIEAQAPQCGYCQSGQIMQAAALLKATPNPTDAEIEAAMNGNLCRCMAYVRVKKAIKIAAKKSPAQRSKAQKSKAPTAGARA; translated from the coding sequence ATGGCCAAATTCCAGCTTAACGGACGCGAGGTCCAGACCAAGGGGCCCGAAGATACGCCCCTACTATGGGCGCTGCGCGATGACCTTGACCTGAAGGGCACCAAGTTCGGCTGCGGCATAGGCCAGTGTGGCGCCTGCACCGTCCACGTGAATGGTCAGGCCGTGAAATCCTGTCTGACACCGGTGAGCGTCGCAGACGGCGGAACCGTCACCACCATTGAGGGCCTGGACCCCAAGGGCGCCCACCCGCTGCAGACCGCCTGGATCGAAGCCCAGGCGCCCCAGTGCGGCTACTGCCAGTCGGGCCAGATCATGCAGGCCGCGGCCTTGCTCAAGGCCACGCCAAACCCCACCGACGCCGAGATCGAAGCCGCCATGAACGGCAATCTCTGCCGCTGCATGGCCTATGTCCGTGTCAAGAAGGCCATCAAGATCGCCGCGAAGAAATCCCCGGCCCAGAGATCCAAAGCCCAGAAATCCAAAGCCCCGACAGCGGGAGCCCGCGCATGA